GTCGCCATGTCGGTCTGGGCCACGCCCATCATGGCCGCCGCCTCGCCCACGTTGCTCGCGGCCTGGCGTACGGCGGCCGCGTCGCCGCGCAACTGGCCGCTGATAGCCTCTTCGAAGGGATTGGAAAAGGTGGCCGCCCGGACGGGTTCCCCTAGGACCAGGCTGCGCAGGTTCCGGCCCACGGTCGAAGAGCCGAACAACTGATTGGTCAGCATATCCTGCTGCAACAACTGCAACGAGTAGTCGTAGATAAAACTTTTCTCGATGTCGGTCAGGGCCATGCCGTCTCCCGGTGGTTGCAATGCACCGTATGCGTTATCGGCAGCCCCGCCTGAATCTTTAGGGTCGATAAACGACGCCCGCAGCCCAAATGTCGCGGGGAACAAAAAAGGGCCGGCGCGCGCCGGCCCATGGAGAAAGGAGGCCCCCTTAAAAGGGATTTATTGAACGAACTCGGCCATCTTGGCGAAGACCGGGTGACCGCTGTCGTAGCGCTCGACGATAAGCACGTCCTCCAGCTTGTCCACCTGCTTGATCATCTGGTCCAGGCGGTCGTCCGCGTTCACCAGAAGCCATATCTTGCTGGTTCCGCCCCCGTTGACCGGCATGCAGGCGATGCCTTCGACATTGTAGGCCCGGCGCGCGAACAGGCCGCAAATGTGGGACATGACGCCGGGGTGGTTGTTCACGGACAACTCGATGACGGTCTGTTTACACATGAATCTCACCTCCGATCATTTGGGAATTGGCCGCCCCTGGGGCCACCATGGGATAGACGGGCTCGTCCGGACCAACGGGCACGTGGATGAGCGCCGGACCGGGCTCGGCCAGGGCCTGGGCCAGAGTCGCCTCCGGATCTTCGCAATTGCCCAGGTCATAGGCCCTAATCCCAAAGCCTTCGGCAATTTTCAAGAAGTCCACGCACTTGCAATAGCCAGACGCCACATACCGCTTGCCGTAGAAAAGGTCCTGCTGCTGACGGACCAGCCCCAGCACGTTATTGTTGGTCAGGATAATCTTGATCGGGATGTCGTATTCGGCGGCCGTGGCCAAATCTTGGATATTCATCATCAGGGAACCGTCGCCGGAAAAGCACAAGACCGGATTGTCCGGGGCGGCCAGGGCCGCGCCCAGAGCGGCGGGCATGCCGAAGCCCATGGTCCCCAAGCCGCCTGAAGTCAACCAGTGCCGAGGCTGCGTGAAGGGATAAACTTGAGCGGTACGCATCTGGTGCTGGCCCACGTCGGTACAGACGATGGCCTGGTCCCCGGTCAGTTCGGCGGCCTTGAGAATGACGCCGTAAGCCGAAGTCGGATCGTCCGCTCCGGGCACAAGCATGGGGTGCGCCATCTTCAGGGCCGCGACACGACTCTTCCACCCGGCCCGGTCCTTGCGCTCGATATGCGGCAGGATCGCCTCGAACACATCGGCCACGTCGCCCCGGACCGTGGCGTGGGCGGTCTTGATTTTGTCCAGCTCGCTCGGGTCGATGTCCATATGGATGATCTTGGCCTGGGGACAGAACTCCGAGACCTTGCCCGTGGCCCGGTCGTCGAAACGCACGCCCACGGCGATGAGCAGGTCGCATTCCTCCAGCGCCAGATTGGTATAGCGCGCCGCGTGCATGCCGAGCATGCCAAGGTTGAGGGGGTGGCCCGTGGGAATGGAGCCCAACCCCATGAGAGTCATGACCGCGGGAATGGAGCCCTTCTCGGCCATGGCCACAGCCTGACGCGTGGAATCGGACTGGATCACGCCCCCCCCCAGATAGAGGATGGGCCGCTTGGCCCGGTTGATCATGGTCGCCGCGTGCTCGATTTCGCCGTGGAACAGCTCGGGAGTGACATCCGGGACGCCTGGCTCGGGCCATTCGTCAAACTCCACTTCAGCCATCTGCACATCCTTGGGCACGTCAATGACCACCGGCCCGGGACGGCCGCTTGCCGCGATGCGGAAGGCGTCCGGGATGACTTGAAGCAGGTCCTCGGCGGACCGGACCAGGAAATTGTGCTTGGTGATGGGCACGGACAGGCCGTAGGTGTCCACCTCCTGGAAGGCGTCGGTGCCGATCATCGAGAGGGGCACCTGGCCGGTGATGCAGATGATCGGAATGGAGTCGAGCTTGGCATCGGCGATGGCGGTCAGGGTGTTCGTCGCGCCCGGCCCGGAGGTGGCGAAGAAAACCGCGGGCTTGCCCGAAACCCGGGCCATCCCCTGGGCGATGAACCCGGCACCCTGTTCATGCCGGGTCAGAATGTGTTTGATGTTGTCGTTCTTTCCCATGGCGTCGTAAAGCGGCAGATTCGCCCCGCCCGGGATGCCGGCAATGGTCCGCACACCTTGCCGCTCCAGCAATTTGATGATGACTTCCGCACCTGACATTTTCATTAGAACCTCCTGTGAGCCCCGCATCCGGTGGGAATAAAAGAAAAACCCCCACCGGTTCGCACCGACGGGGGTTATGGAATTCGAGTGTACCTATCCCGCTATGGCGCGTCCCTATGAACACCACCTACTACTACGTCCACAACGACGCATACGCTGGCCACGGATAGGCTGGCGGGAATGATGGAGATGGTATTGGTAACGCGCAACATGGAAAGTTCCTTTTGTACTTACAGATTTTGGTTAGTCCTGCCAAAACGAAAGGTCAAGCACTTTCTCCAAAGAAACTTGCCTTCCCGCACACCGCCGCATATTGTGCCCCGAAATAAAATAGGAGCTCAACATGCGCATACTCTTGATCCTGGCCCATCCCGATCCAGACAGCTTCAACCACGCCCTGGCGGCTGAGGCGAAAAAGACTCTTGAGGGCAACGGCCACGAGACGATCTTCCACGACCTCTGCGCCGAGAGCTTCGATCCCCTGCTCCCCGCCGGGGAAATTCCGCGCGGAGCCGTGCTTCCGGAAACCCTGGCCCGCCATTGCGAAGAGGCGGCCCGGGCGGACGGCATCATCGTTGTTCATCCCAATTGGTGGGGCATGCCCCCAGCCGTCCTGACCGGTTGGGTGGACCGAGTCATGCGGCCCGGCACGGCCTACGAATTCGTGGGAGAAGACGGTGAAGAGGGCGTGCCCACCGGCCTGCTCAAGGCGGACCGGGCCATCGTCTTCAACACCTCGAACACCGAGGGGGGACGCGAGGACAGTATCTTCGGCGACCCCCTGGAGCGCATCTGGAAAGACTGCGTCTTCGGCCTATGTGGGGTGACGGACGTGACCCGGCGCGTATTCCGCACCATCTGCACTTCCACCCTGGAGGAGCGGCGCGGCTGGCTGGACGAGGCGGCCCGAATCGTGGCCGAGACCTTCCCGCCCGAAGCGTAATCGCCCCGGTCTAGAGCCGATCCACGACGAGCCACAGGGCAGCGGCCCCGACAAACATCCTGACCACGTGGCCGACATTGAAATGATACCCCCAGTTGATGGAGAACATGAGCACCACGGCGGCAATAAAACCGACCAGGATGCATTTCCGCCAAATATTCAACCGCAACAGATTCATGCATACCTCGAAAAGGGGTTGCGACGCGTCGCAACCCCTTTGTTGTTGTTATTGGGCAGCCCTATTTCTTGGCGGGCTTGCCTTTGGCCGCCTTTCCAGCGGCGGGTTTCTTGTCGTCATTATCCTTGCCGAAGGCGGCCAGCTTGTCGGCCAGGCCGCGCAGCTTGTCGTCCACCAGCTTGTTGATGGTCTTGGCCGGATAGGTGCCGTCCGCTTTGCGCACGCCCGCCTTCATGCCAGTCAGGATCTCGATGCCTTCGTCGATGGTCTTCACGGCCCAGATGTGGAACCTGCCCGCCTTGACCGCCTCGACGACCTCGTCGCGAAGCATCAGATCCTTGACGTTGGGGTATGGAATCATGACGCCCTGCTTGCCGTTCAGGCCAGCATGCTTGCAGCACAAGAAGAATCCCTCGATCTTCTGGTTCACCCCGCCGATGGGCTGGACCTCTCCGTACTGGTTCACGGAGCCGGTGACCGCGACATATTGGCGGATGGGCACCCCGGACAGGCTCGACAACAGGGCATAAAGCTCCGTGGACGAGGCCGAATCGCCGTCGATGCCGCCGTAGGATTGCTCGAAGGCGATGCTGGCCGCCAGGGACAAGGGCTTGTCCTGGGCGAACCGGCTGCGCAGGAAGCCGGACAGGATGAGCATGCCCTTGTTGTGCGTGGGGCCGGACATGTCCGCTTCGCGCTCGATGTTGATGATCCCTTCCTTGCCCAACGACGTAACCGCCGTGATTCTTGAAGGCTTGCCGAACATGTAGTCACCCAGGGAATATACGGCCAAGCCGTTGACCTGGCCCGCGACCTCGCCGTCCGTGTCCACGAACAAACTGCCCCGGTCGATCATCTCCTGGATGCGCTCCTCCACCTGGTTGGAGCGGTATATCTTGGCCTCGATGGCCTCCTTGACATGCTCGCCGGAGACGACCTCGGCTCCGGACAGGCCCGCGAAATAGTCGGCCTCGCTCAAGAGGTCGCCCAAGCCGGGGAAGGCCGTGGTGATTTTCTCCTGACGGCCCGCCCAACGGACGCCCTCCTCCAGGATGGCGGCCACTCCGCTGCGGTCGAAAGGCTTGAGCCCGTCGCGCTCCACCTCGCTTCGCACGAACCGGGCCACCTGAAGCACCGAGTCGTCGGTCACATCCATACTCGACTCGTAGTCGGCCCGGACCTTGAATATCTTGGGCACATCCTCGTCATAGTTGCGCAGCAGCGCGTAAAGATACGGGCTGCCGAGAACCACGACCTTGACGGCCATGTCGATGGGTTCGGGCTTGAGGCCCGTGGCGCTGATGAAATAGTACGGATCGAAGGTCTCGATCTCGATCTTCTCGGTCTTCAAGGCCCGCTTCAGCGTCTGCCAAACCCCCGGTTCCATGATGGCGTCCATGAGGTTGATGACCAGGTAGCCGCCATTGGCCTTGACGAAGGAGCCCGCCTTGATCTTGGTGTAGTCCGTGTGCCAGCCGCCCATGCGGTCCATAACCCGCTCGATGGAGCCGAACAGATTGCGGTAGGTGGGATAGGACTCCACAATGACCGGCGGCCCCTGGGTATCCGCATTGTCCACCAGGAGGTTGACCTGGTACGGCTGGAAGACGATTTCGGGCGAGGGGCCTGCCATCATCATGCCCGGAATCGGGCCGGGCTGGCCCGGGCCGCCCAGCGACTTGATGGCGTCCAGGTCCTCGACCATGTTATCGAGCACGGAATCCAGGTACTTGGAGATTCTTTCGTCGGCATAGGCCTCGCGCACCGGCTTGAGGAACTCCTGGGCCTGGGCCAGAAACATGAGCCGGTCCACCTCGCGGTGCTTTTCGCCGACCTCCTTTTGCAGTTCCTTGAGCTCCTGGACAATATGGTCGATCTCCTCCTTGAGCTCCAGCCGCTTGTCGCGCAGCCGCTCATACTCGTCGCGGGGAAAACGGCCTTTGTCCACCAGTTCCTCAAGCTCGATCATGCGCTTGGGTTCACCGTCCACCAACGGGACCACGTCGGGCCGCTGGATGGGGCCCATCTGCATGCGCACCACTACCAGCCCGGTGTCCTTGACCCGGTCTTCAATGGCCTTGTAGAAGCCCATGACCTTTTTTTCATGGGCCTCGGCGATCTCGTTCTTGCGGGCGATGTATTCCTCGCTCTCGAAAAGCTGCGGAACCTCGCGTTTGATGTCGTCCAGGAACTTCTGCATGTCCTTCTTGAAACGGTCGCCCTGCCCCGGCTCGAAGCGAAGCATGATGGGCGCCTCCGGGTGCTTGAAGTTGTTCACGTAACACAGGTCGTTGGGAGTCGCGCGGCCATCGCCCATCTCGGCAAGGAGCTTGCGCACCGTGGACAACCGCCCCAGCCCAGGCTGGCCCGTGACGAAAATATTGTATCCTTTCTTGCCCATGCCCATGCCGAAGCGGAAAGCCTCCACGCCTCGCTTCTGGCCGATGATATCCTTCTGGGGCTCCAGATCATCCGTCGTGTTCATAGGCAGTTGATCGGGACCCGGAGTCCACTTGAGCTTCTCGACGGGCACTTCGAACGTAGTGTTTTTCTTGGTCATGAATCCGTCTCCGTAGGTTATTTCCGGGAAATTGCGATTCGTTGTCCGGACGGGGTCGCACATTTGGGCAACCTGATCACCAACACGCCGTCATCGAACTCGGCCCTGACGGCGTCGGTCTCGATACGGCACGGAAGCCGAAGTTCCTTATGGAAGCTGCGGGTGCTTCGATGTCCGGGGCCGGACTCGCGGGTCTCCGCGATGATGGAAAGCTGTCGTTCCATCACCGTGACATGCACATCGTCCGGGTCCATGTTGCCCAATTCGAGCCGAACCACCAGAGTCTCGCCCTCTTCTTCAAGAGTGAGATCACCCGTCATGCGGCAAAACATGGACGGCAGATTGAAGTCGGCGCACAGATCATCGAAAAGCCGGTCCACGTCGCTGCGCATGCGCGTGATTTCGTTGCGGCTCCATCGTTTCAAATCAGCCATTGACGCTAACCCTCCTTTGCGAATCGCTCGTCAACGCAAATCCTGGAACTTTGCAATACCGTTCCACGGTACATCACACGCGGCAAAAAAAACAAGGGCCTGACGATGGTTCGTCAAGCCCCATTAACGACGGAATGAAATCCGCTCGCTAAAGGCTGCGAAAAAGGTTGGACACGGCCAGAATGACAAACCCCGCGGAGACGAGCCAAAAGGGCCGGATCAAGTTTTCCAGGATCGGGATGGACATGACGTCGAGCTGGATCAGTATGCCGAGAAGGCCGACAATCACGCCGACGATCCAGGTGAGCAATTGCGGTGCGCTGAGATTCATGGGGAAAAGCTCCAGTGATTGAAACAAGAAGATGAGGTTAAATTATTTGAAATCATTGACGAAATATTCAGCTTCTTCAAAAGGAAGCGGCCGTGAATACAGATAGCCCTGACCGTAATCGCATTGCAGTGAATAAAGCAAGTCCCTTTGCCGCTCCGTCTCGATGCCCTCGGCCACGACCCGCAGCCGCAGGGAGTGGGCCATATTCACGATGGCCCGGATGATCTCGATGTTCTCCGGGGTGGATTCCATGCGCTGGACGAAGCTCAGGTCAATCTTGAGCTGGTCCGTCGGGAACCGCTGCAAATAACTCATGGATGAATACCCGGTGCCAAAGTCGTCGATGGACAGCAGGATGCCGAGGCTCTTCAATGACTTGAGTTGATTGACCGACTTCATCGCATCAAGCATGACCACGGTCTCGGTGATTTCGAGCTTAAGCCTGTCGGGCCGCAGCCCGGACCGTTTCAAGATGCGCTCCACGTCGTCCGACAACGTGCTCTCGGCGAACTGCTTGGCCGAGATGTTCACGGCAATGGTCAAACTTTCCGTCGCCGGATACTTGACGGTCCACGACTGCATGGCCGTGCATGCCTCTTCCAGGATCTGGGAACCGAGGACCACGATCTGCCCGGTCTCCTCGGCCACGGGGATGAATTCTCCGGGACCGACCACCCCTCGCTCGGGGTGGTTCCAGCGAGCCAGGGCCTCGAACCCGTACAGGCTGCCGTAGGCCAGGTTGACGATGGGCTGGTAATGGGCCGAGAACTCTCGGGCCTCCAGGGCGCGGTTAAGGGCGTTCTCCATGGCCAGGACGTTAATCAACCCCTCGCGCATGCGTTTATCATAGGCGGTAATCCGATTCTTGCCCTCCTCCTTGGCCGCATTCATGGCCACCTGGGCATTGTGCACGATCTCTTCGGCGTCGAGAGCCGCGTCGGATCCGATGTCGTAGCCGATGCTGGCGGACAGGGAGAAGGGAATGCCCTCCACGTCCACCGGTTGCTTGAAGGAATCGAAGACCTTGCGGATGACGGTTCGGACCTCGCTCCGCCTGGGGATATCCTCAAGGAGCACGCCGAATTCGTCGCTGCCGAACCGGGCCACGGTGTCGATGGAGCGGACCGTTTGCTGAAGCTTGACCCCGAGGCGGATCATGAGCTTGTCGCCGACGCTGTGCCCGTAGTGGTCGTTGACCGCCTGGAAACGGTCCATGTTGATGAAGAGGACCGCGAAATGTTCGCCGGTACGCGAGCACCGCTCGGCCGCCCGATTAAGCCGCTCCAGAAAGAGCGCCCGGTTGGGCAGGCCGGTCAGGGGATCATGGATGGCGCTGTGCTTGAGTTTGCTCTCAATAAGCTTGCGGCCGGTAATGTCGCGCATACTCAGCCGAAGGCCCAGGGGCTCGCCATTGTCGGAAAAAATGGAATGCCGGACCAGACTCAGCCATTTGGTCTTGGCGTTGACATCGCTGATGCGGAAGTCGAGGCTCTCCTCGTCGCCCACGGTGTCGTCGCGCATGAACTGGATCCACTTATTCAGATCCTCGCGATGCACGATGCGCTGCATCAGATCCGGATCGTCGAGAAACCGCTGGGGCGGATACCCGCTGATCCGTTCACAGGACGGCGAGATGTAGCGAAGCCTACCGTCCGGGCCGATCCAGCTCTCCCAGTCGTAATTGTAGTCCGCGACCAGCCGGTAGCGCTGCTCGGACTGGGCCAGGGCCGCGCGGGAGGCTTCGAGTTCCGCCACCGTGGTCTCAAGCCGCCGGGAGGTCTCCATGAGGGAGCGCTTGTTCCGGTGCATTTCGGCGAATATGTTGGTCTTGCCGCGCAGGATCTCCGGCTCCACCGGCTTGAACAGATAGTCCACCGCGCCCAATTCGTAGCCGCGGAAGACGTGTCGCTGCTCCTTGCTGATGGCAGTGATGAAGATGATCGGGATGTTCCGGGAGGCTTCTGAACTCCGCAGTCTTTCAGCCAGTTCAAAGCCGTCCATGCCGGGCATCATCACATCCAGCAAGGCCACGGCGAAATCGTGGTCCGGGAGCATCTTGAGCGCCTCCGCCCCGGATGTGGCCATCAACAGATTGAGGTCCTGCCCACGCAGAATGCCCTCCACCAATTTGAGGTTGATCCGTTCATCGTCCACCACGAGAACATCTACTCTCTCATTCATTTCAATTCCTTATTCAACACGAAGCGGCTTATACACCCTTCTTCCGAGGGAATCATATCCCGGACTTCTCCGAAATGATGTTATAAAATGTGTGATTGAAAAACCATTTTATTGGAATCGTTGGCTCTTTGCGTTATACTTCGGCGCGGTTCGACATGCCGGAAACAGCACTTGCACAGATTGTTTTCCGCTACACAGATAGGAGAATCTTATGTCCGACAAATTGAAACAATTCAAGCAAACCCTTGACGAACACCACCAGTGGCCATGTCCCTATGTCTACAAGTTCATCGTCCCGGCCGAAAGCCTCGACCGATTCAAGCAGGTGTTCGCTGCGGAAAAACTGGAATACCGGCAATCCAGGACCGGGAAATATACCAGTGTGACAATAACTTCGACAATGTGTTCCGCCGACGAGGTCATGGCCGTTTATGAAAAGGCGGCCCAAGTCCCGGGAGTCATGTCCCTTTAATTGACTCTCAAACCTTTACAGCCGCGACGCAGAGACTTACTGTACACAAATGTTATCGTATCACACTTGTTACACCTGTTCATATAAACTCAGCTATTTCCGGAGATAATATGTGGGAATACACCGACAAAGTTAAGGATCATTTCCTGAATCCCCGCAACGCGGGCACCATTGAGGACGCGGACGGGATCGGCGAAGTGGGCTCCCTGGCCTGCGGCGACGCCCTGACCCTATACATCAAGGTCGGCGACGACGGCAGGATCACCGACGCCAAATTCCAGACCTTCGGCTGCGCCAGCGCCATTGCGTCCAGTTCCGCCCTGACCGAGCTGATCATCGGCAAGACCGTGGAGGAAGCGGAAAAAATTACCAACAAGGACATCGCTCAATATCTGGGCGGCCTGCCGCGCGAGAAGATGCACTGCTCCGTCATGGGCCAGGAGGCCCTGGAACAGGCCATCAAGAATATGCGCGGCGAAGCCCCGTCCAAGGCGGAGCATTCCCATGAAGGCGAACTCATCTGCGAATGCTTCGGCGTCTTCGATGAGGAGATTCTCCAGGCCATCAAGGAAAACGATCTCAAGACCGTGGAGGACGTGACCAACTTCACCAAGGCCGGCGGGGGCTGCGGCAAATGCATCCCGGACATCGAACGGCTTCTGGCCGAGGCCCGCGGCGAGGGCGTTTGCCCCGCGCCGTCGGCGGAGCCCGCCTTCCCGGCCCAGGGCATGACCAACATCCAGCGCATGCACCTCATCGAGCGGGTCATCGACGAGGATGTCCGGCCCAAGCTCAAGGCGGACGGCGGCAACATCGAACTGGTGGACATCGACCGCGACATCGTGGTGATCCGCTTCCTGGGCATGTGCTCGGGCTGCCCGTCCAGCCGGGCGACCCTCGAAGGACTGGTGGAAACCGCCCTCAGGGAAAAGGTCGATCCCGGCCTGAAGGTACGGGAGGGGTAAGACATGAAAACCATCTATCTCGACAACAACGCCACCACCCAGGTGGATCCGGCAGTGTTCGAGGCCATGCGGCCTTATTTCACCGAATTGTACGGCAACCCCTCCTCCATGCACCGCTTCGGCGGCCAAGTGGGGGTGACGTTGAAGGAAGCCCGCGCCTCGGTGGCCTCCCTGCTCGGCTGCGAGCCCGAGGAGATCATCTTCACCTCCTGCGGGTCCGAATCCGACAACACGGCCATCCGATCGGCCCTGAACGCCCGGCCCGACCGGCGACACATCATCACCACCGCCGTGGAGCACCCGGCCATCCTGAGCCTGTGCAAATACCTGGAGAAAAAGGACGGTTACGAAGTCACCTACCTTTCCACCGATGAATACGGTCGTCTCGATCTCGAAGAATACAAGGCGGCCATCCGCCCGGACACGGCCATCATTTCGGTCATGTGGGCCAACAACGAGACCGGCAACATCTACCCCATCGAGGAAATGGCGAAGATCGCCAAGGAACACGACGTCATCTTCCACACCGACGCGGTTCAGGCCGTGGGCAAGGTGGACATCGACCTGTCGAAGATTCCGGTGGATATGCTCTCCCTGTCCGGCCATAAGCTGCACGCGCCCAAGGGCGTGGGCGCCCTGTTCGTGCGCAAGCGCCTGCCCTTCCGCCCGTTCCTCATCGGCGGGCACCAGGAGCGCAGCCGCCGCGCGGGCACCGAGAACACCACGGGCATCATCGCCCTGGGCAAGGCCTGCGAGCTGGCCCGTGAACACATGACCGAGGAAAACACCGAAGTGAAGCGGCTGCGCGACAAGTTGGAAAACGGCCTGCTCGCGTCCGTGCCGGACACCAAGCTCAACGGCGATCCGGAACACCGCCTGCCCAACACCACGAACATCTCCTTCGGCTACGTCGAGGGCGAAGCCATCCTGCTGATGATAGATCAGGTGGGCATCGCGGCCAGCTCCGGCTCGGCCTGCACTTCGGGCAGCCTTGAGCCGTCCCACGTGCTCCTGTCCATGGGCGTACCCTTCACCTTTGCCCACGGATCCATCCGATTCTCCCTGAGCCGGTTCAACACCGAGGAGGAGATCGACTTCGTGCTTGAGACCCTGCCGCCCATCATCGAAAACCTGCGCAAGCTCTCGCCGTTTTCGGCGGAAAAGCAGGCCCCGGCCTGCACCAAAAGCTTTACGGAGTAGCCATGAAGATCGCCGACAACATGACGGACCTCATCGGGCGCACCCCCTTGGTCCGCCTGAACCGGCTGACCGCCGGGCTCAAAGCCGAGGTGGTCGCCAAACTGGAATTCAACAACCCGTGCGGCTCGGTCAAGGACCGCATCGCCTGGAACATGGTCGAGACCGCCCTCAGGGACGGGACCATCGACGAAAACACGGTCCTGGTGGAGCCCACCTCCGGCAATACCGGCATCGGCCTGGCCTTCGTCTGCGCCGTCAAGGGGCTCAAGCTCATCCTGACCATGCCCGAATCCATGTCCATGGAGCGGCGCAAACTGCTCGGCGGCCTGGGCGCGGAACTGATCCTGACCCCGGCCGACGAAGGCATGAAGGGGGCCATCGAGCGGGCGCGGCGGATCGTCGAGGAGACGGACAACGCCTTCATGCCCATGCAGTTCGACAACCCGGCCAATCCCGAGGCCCACCGCCGGACCACGGGGCTGGAAATCTGGGAGGACACCGACGGCGAAGTGGACCTGTTCGTGGCCGGTGTGGGCACCGGCGGCACCTTGACCGGCGTGGCCGAAGTCCTCAAGGACAGGAAGCCCGGGGTCAAGGCCGTGGCCGTGGAACCCGACGCTTCCCCGGTCCTGTCCGGTGGCCAGCCCGGTCCCCACGCCATTCAGGGCATTGGCGCGGGCTTCGTGCCCAAAGCTCTGAACACGGAGATCATCGACGAGGTCGTCCGCATCACCAACGACGACGCCGTGGAGACCGCCAAGCGGCTCATGCGCGAGGAAGGCATCCTCTGCGGCATCTCGTCCGGGGCCAACTGCGCGGCGGCTCTCAAACTGGCCCGCCGCAAGGAAAACGCGGGCAAGATGATCGTGTTCATCGTCTGCGACACCGGTGAACGGTACCTGAGCACTCCACTCTTCAGCTAAAGGAGATTCCATGACCAGTGAAGACTACACGTTGGCGGATGTGGTCGCGCTCCTCGTGGAGTCCGGAGACAAAGGCCCTCGTTCGCACCGCAAGGCCAGCGAGGCGCCCATGCCCTCGGTGGAAATCCTGCGCGGGATCGTCGAGGACCTGCGTTGCGTCCTCTTCCCCGGCTATTTCGGCCCGTCCGAGATCACCCCGGACACCATGCCCTATTACATAGGCTCCACCCTGGACCAACTGGAACGCAAGCTCGCGGACCAGATCAACCGGGGCTATTGCTTCGTCTGCGACGCCACCACCACGGATCGGTGCAGCGACTGCGAGAAACGGGCCAAGGGCATCGCCAAGCGATTCATCACCAAGTTGCCCAAAATCCGGGAATACCTCCTGTCCGACGTGGAAGCGGCCTACGTGGGCGATCCCGCGGCCAAGACCCACGGGGAGACCATCTTCTGCTACCCCTCCATTCGGGCCCTGACCAACCACCGTATCGCCCACGAGCTGTACAAGCTCGGCGTGGACATCATCCCCCGGATCATCGGCGAGATGGCCCACTCGGACACGGGCATCGACATCCACCCGGGCGCGACCATCGGCAAGTCCTTCTTCATCGACCACGGCACCGGCACGGTCATTGGCGAGACCTGTATCATCGGCGACAACGTACGCGTGTACCAAGGCGTGACCCTGGGGGCCAAGAGCTTCCCCAAGGGCGATGACGAAATGCTCATCAAGGGCCTGCCTCGTCATCCCATCGTGGAGGACGACGTGATCATCTACGCCGGGGCGACCATCCTCGGACGCATCACCATCGGCCGGGAAGCGGTCGTCGGCGGCAACGTCTGGATCGTCCGCGACGTCCCGGCCGGGGCGCGAATCGTCCAGACCCGGGCCCTGGAACAATCCTTTGAGCACGGTTCCGGTATCTAATTTAAATAGAAAAAAACAAATAAAAAAGGAGGCATGGACATCCACGCCTCCTTTTTATTAATGTTTGACTTTAACTATTTCTCTAGTTCCCCGACCATGACCGCCACACTCTGCCCGG
The sequence above is drawn from the Desulfovibrio sp. Huiquan2017 genome and encodes:
- the ilvN gene encoding acetolactate synthase small subunit; the encoded protein is MCKQTVIELSVNNHPGVMSHICGLFARRAYNVEGIACMPVNGGGTSKIWLLVNADDRLDQMIKQVDKLEDVLIVERYDSGHPVFAKMAEFVQ
- the ilvB gene encoding acetolactate synthase large subunit; the encoded protein is MKMSGAEVIIKLLERQGVRTIAGIPGGANLPLYDAMGKNDNIKHILTRHEQGAGFIAQGMARVSGKPAVFFATSGPGATNTLTAIADAKLDSIPIICITGQVPLSMIGTDAFQEVDTYGLSVPITKHNFLVRSAEDLLQVIPDAFRIAASGRPGPVVIDVPKDVQMAEVEFDEWPEPGVPDVTPELFHGEIEHAATMINRAKRPILYLGGGVIQSDSTRQAVAMAEKGSIPAVMTLMGLGSIPTGHPLNLGMLGMHAARYTNLALEECDLLIAVGVRFDDRATGKVSEFCPQAKIIHMDIDPSELDKIKTAHATVRGDVADVFEAILPHIERKDRAGWKSRVAALKMAHPMLVPGADDPTSAYGVILKAAELTGDQAIVCTDVGQHQMRTAQVYPFTQPRHWLTSGGLGTMGFGMPAALGAALAAPDNPVLCFSGDGSLMMNIQDLATAAEYDIPIKIILTNNNVLGLVRQQQDLFYGKRYVASGYCKCVDFLKIAEGFGIRAYDLGNCEDPEATLAQALAEPGPALIHVPVGPDEPVYPMVAPGAANSQMIGGEIHV
- a CDS encoding NAD(P)H-dependent oxidoreductase, coding for MRILLILAHPDPDSFNHALAAEAKKTLEGNGHETIFHDLCAESFDPLLPAGEIPRGAVLPETLARHCEEAARADGIIVVHPNWWGMPPAVLTGWVDRVMRPGTAYEFVGEDGEEGVPTGLLKADRAIVFNTSNTEGGREDSIFGDPLERIWKDCVFGLCGVTDVTRRVFRTICTSTLEERRGWLDEAARIVAETFPPEA
- a CDS encoding AAA family ATPase, which encodes MTKKNTTFEVPVEKLKWTPGPDQLPMNTTDDLEPQKDIIGQKRGVEAFRFGMGMGKKGYNIFVTGQPGLGRLSTVRKLLAEMGDGRATPNDLCYVNNFKHPEAPIMLRFEPGQGDRFKKDMQKFLDDIKREVPQLFESEEYIARKNEIAEAHEKKVMGFYKAIEDRVKDTGLVVVRMQMGPIQRPDVVPLVDGEPKRMIELEELVDKGRFPRDEYERLRDKRLELKEEIDHIVQELKELQKEVGEKHREVDRLMFLAQAQEFLKPVREAYADERISKYLDSVLDNMVEDLDAIKSLGGPGQPGPIPGMMMAGPSPEIVFQPYQVNLLVDNADTQGPPVIVESYPTYRNLFGSIERVMDRMGGWHTDYTKIKAGSFVKANGGYLVINLMDAIMEPGVWQTLKRALKTEKIEIETFDPYYFISATGLKPEPIDMAVKVVVLGSPYLYALLRNYDEDVPKIFKVRADYESSMDVTDDSVLQVARFVRSEVERDGLKPFDRSGVAAILEEGVRWAGRQEKITTAFPGLGDLLSEADYFAGLSGAEVVSGEHVKEAIEAKIYRSNQVEERIQEMIDRGSLFVDTDGEVAGQVNGLAVYSLGDYMFGKPSRITAVTSLGKEGIINIEREADMSGPTHNKGMLILSGFLRSRFAQDKPLSLAASIAFEQSYGGIDGDSASSTELYALLSSLSGVPIRQYVAVTGSVNQYGEVQPIGGVNQKIEGFFLCCKHAGLNGKQGVMIPYPNVKDLMLRDEVVEAVKAGRFHIWAVKTIDEGIEILTGMKAGVRKADGTYPAKTINKLVDDKLRGLADKLAAFGKDNDDKKPAAGKAAKGKPAKK
- a CDS encoding Hsp20/alpha crystallin family protein, whose amino-acid sequence is MADLKRWSRNEITRMRSDVDRLFDDLCADFNLPSMFCRMTGDLTLEEEGETLVVRLELGNMDPDDVHVTVMERQLSIIAETRESGPGHRSTRSFHKELRLPCRIETDAVRAEFDDGVLVIRLPKCATPSGQRIAISRK